atggagtgCAGCACATAGATGAATCACCAGTGCACTCTGCTGAACATGAAGATGTTGTTGCTACAAGTcaaaatgcaatggttgcatatgaggaacctgagtctagaggtgaacctctgtctatgtttgaaagacaagtgctaagcaggctggacacactcacatatgaACAAAAGGCACACTATGAAATGacttacgccaggtttcaacacttggatgaccaacttgaaggggttcaagtgcagctagctgagctttactacaacgacaagtgatcctatttctaagtctttatcttttatatgttgttgaacaatttgggtTTAATCTGCACTGttttttagttgattttatTGTGGTTTGTAATAGAACTTAATACTGGATTTATAGTTTAAACTGTGATGAATGGCTTGTATGTTTTTATCCCATGCTTTATTCTGTTTGAtaaatccaaagggggagaagaacagCTCACAGAGAAAGCTACATGGTACATGGAGGTAGCACAAAACTCACAACTGCTCAATTCTGGTTTTATGTCTAAAAATTCTGTGCAGGTTTTGGCAGTTAGTCTAATACAGATTTTGATCATCAAACTATGCTGTGcaaaggggatttgtctccatcaaacacggggagattgttgaagatggatgaagcctcttctctacctagtgttagtttgtgtttgatgtagaaaatagctagtttgttgtaaagtttgtaataggtttagatgatcttgtatgtaggctcgtgtatgtgtaaggttgccttttactacatgatctatcctagatgcctaaccaagcctagatcaagcacatgaagcggttaaaagtttttccaaaagctttttagagttttctccTAAAATCAGGATACTAcacaaaaatgaatctgtttctctgtaaaagaacaggtttattctttggtctgctgaaaggttttttgAAAGTTAGTTAGGttaccaaaggtacaactcagacagttagctgagttggcagttttcacaaaataaatctgttaagttcaaaactgaatctgttgttttcataacagcttttcaactgttttttgaaaagaagttagaaattgttttctatataaagaaaagcctctctcacatgaaagtaTGCTGAGCAATtgcgtttttgacagagatcaaacactttcaatgtgagaagaaggattgaaaagatttttgaaaggttttccaaagggattttcaagtgtgcttgttctaggaaacctttgatcttggtgaaggtgttggtgcagttctgcagcaaattgaactactggttttgagttcttgcatcttcttttcaggtgtaatctttcctttattctggtttgtaaaggtgtaagtgttagtcactccttgatagggtttcttggagtgcaaggtgtgctgaaatagggtttttcagcattggttgtattgttcttgtagtgttcaagaactgctgtgtttgtaagtgattggtactgtttttagtggattccaccttggggtaaggtgaaactggatgtagctctgtatgagtgaaccagtataaaaacctGCTTGCGTTTTTCCTCTCATCCTGCActcgtttctggttttgcttaattctgtcaagaactaaatctgttcttttgaaattgaatctgttaattctgggtttaataaaaactgttcttcctgatttgttaaagctctctgatcacaaacaaggcagttgtatatgatgttttaattgatctgtgaacaaagagtctattcattaaaatctgagaaagagtcattctccttaaaaccttgtgttaAATGAATTTGATTGATTTCTGAGCATAGTTGTATTCTTCATACTCATAATATCCAActaatctgattctgttataaccctctgttgatcacaattttaatttgaacaaattcaaattgtgctagactgctctgaagaatcaatctgtttcatgtaaaaacaatatgttcttttgcctctgatatactgaaaattgtgtgttcttgcgaaaattttataagctcaattcacccctcccttcttgaacttagacactaatagacccaacaacaAGTTGTAGTTTGCTCTGTTTAAAAGGCTTTGTTTAAAGATCTATGGGAAGATTTTCTGGTTTTTGTTTGATTCCATCACGTGCAGTAGAAGATTCTCTGCATTTTCTTTTAAGATAGAAATTGCATCATTTTGTAAGAATGTAACACTCTGATAAATTTCTTATCTTACCATAGGAGTAGCTTTAACATCTTGTTAATGAAGAAGCTATACGAGGAAATTTCTTATCTAACACTTTGCGTGTACTTGCCTTCTCAAGCCTTTGTTTGATCAATGAGAAAATTTGTGGAGAGTAGTGTTATATATATGGGTTGTGGAAAAGGTCGGAAAACCAATATTATGCTATATCATATCCTAGTCAGTATTGCATATGTTGGAAGTTGCCCAACTGTGACTATCACATGCAGCAAGAATGAAACCCATAGCATTGCAATAATTGATTTGGTGGAAGGTGCAATGCACCAAAGTTGAAATTATTGATATGAGGACTTCGCAATGCAATAGAGCTATAATGCTGCTACAATGACTATTTAAATACACTGTTAAAGAGATGTTAAGATGTCTTCAGTTGTCTTGGAACATGGCCAGGGTAGATCTTATAATGACATGTCAATCCCCCATTCTTGAACTAGCTTTTAGGACTGAATAATACTCAATTTGTTTCCAATGAAAGAATGAAGACTACATTTTCCACCATTGGCttgagaagagaaaagaaaaaaaagactaATGTAGGATCCCAAAAACACTTCATTTCCTATGGGAAATGGGGGAGTTAAAGCAAATTAtgttgaaattatatatttatctatCAGCTTACCGACCAACTATTGTATCAAAAGATATAAAGTCATTTATCATTAACTTGCAATTTTAGTGGCAAGTTCTATATGACTTGGTTTCTACTACTGCCTTTATCTAATTGTTAAGAGTTGTAGTAATGGTTTACCTGTACTTATCCAACAGCCTAGGCTTTTGGGATTTTTGTTGTTTACTGGATTGATAGAAGTATAATTAGTGTTACTTGATCTTAGAGAAATTTTGAGGATGTTATCACTACAACAAAAATCCACTTTAGCTTCCAACAAAAAGTGAGGACTATAAAAAAGAAGTCACTAGCAAGGGTGAAGTCTACTCAAGTAGGACACAAAATTAAATGTCAAACATTGTGTTCACAATGGAGACCTTTAACtcacactaaaaattattaaaataataataataagttaacaTCTAGAATGTGGATACAAAGTAgatataatgaaaaataaaataagtgacCAAATAATATTGAGTTTAGAATGTGGACACAAAGTAGAtgtaagttaaaaattattaaaataataataataagttagcgtCTAGAATGTGAATACAAAGTagatgcaataaaaaaaataagttgtaGAATGATATTGCGTCGAAAAGGGGGACACAAAATGGAtgtaagttaatattttattaaatttaccgTAGGTCTAAGCGATACTAATATTTGTTTTCCAGGTAGTGTCGCCAAAGGTGACGATTTACTCACATTTGCTTTCTCACGGAGTTTTCCCAATGGCGactttaagtttaattattgttggagatcccacatcgattagatattaagacatttcataatatagaAGTGGGagtaaacctcaccttataagctggTTTTATGAGGTCTTACGCTATAGTTAAATAACATATTTCTCTTTATGTAGGCTTAGCCAACACTACCTTGTAAATTTGTGTCTCGTTGGAGGTATTATCTAATGCATAGCCACCAAAACATTAGCTTCCATTTCTATTGGGACGCTAAGTCCACTAGTCCCATATAGAGTCTCTTTTTTACTCTTTTGGAAACTCTACTATcattatttcttgtagtgtatttcAAGCATGTGTGGATTGTACTGGCCGTAGACTGTATACtgatttaaaatttgaacttttCCATAGTTGTACTGTAGGTATTCTAATTTTCCTAGCAAAGTCAAGCTACTTTAAGGATAAAGTTGCTCATGTTATTAATTTCTTATTCAGTTGAGAATAATGGACACAGTTTAATCCCTACCTGTATATCATGTATACTAATATATCTACCGATATGAATTACAATGATAGTGAACATAGTTTTGTAGCAATTCGAACTTGGTTGAAAAGAAAATCTACTTTATGAGAATCAATTAGCTTTGATCTTGGTATGAGAAACAATACAAGATCTTATATTGTTTGGCATCATTGTAACAATATGGTGGTTTCTTGGATCGTGCATTTCATGTGTGTACTAATTAGGTAGAGCATTCTCTGAATGGATAAAGATGAGAAAATATGGAGTGATCTTAAATATCAGTATTTTTAGGGAGACTTGCTTCACGTCTCATATCTTCAGACGAAAGCCTCATATCTCAAACAAGGAAATCTTTTGACAACAAAATTTTTCACCAATGTCGATCCAATGTATATTTGTCTAAACAAGTGTTCTTGTATTTTTCTTCCTACCATTTAGTCAACGcaaaagagaggatcaagccttgTAATTTTTAAGAGGTTTGAAATAGTAATATACTGTTAGATCTCATGTGCTCCTCATGGAACTTATTCCTTCCATCTCCAAGATATTATGATATGTTGCTCAACATAAGAGACAACTCTTAGGAAATAGTTGTAGTCACTCTTCATTCTAAGATCTATGTCAAGATTGCCAACAATTTTACTAACAACAATTCTATTATCTACAAATATTATGGTCGTGTTGGTCATACATAAACAATTTGCTACCAGAACATAGTTTCCTTATCAATCAAGACAATAAgaacattaaaaataagaagGTTTGTATTGTGGCTGAAGTGGACATACCATTGATGTTTGCTATAAGAAGCATTGATACCCTCTGGGAAATAGAATTTACAGTGAGTGGCAGAAATAGTGTCATCAACAATGTAGACACTATTAAAGAAACCAACAATGatcatacaaaaaataataccaCTAACAATGCTTATTTCCAATTATCTCAGTAACAATATCAAACTCTTTTGTCCCTCCTTCAATAATCTAATTATGAAATTAACTCTAGTTTTGCAGAGGTCATTCAAATTGGTTATTCACCTTTTCACAATTTGACTTTTAAAGGTGAAAATAAAGGTAATAATCACTCTATTGTTAGTTTAGCTAGTACTCAAAATGGAAAATTCAAAGTGCAAATAATCATGTGTCTTCCTCTCTATCAAATTTCTCCCCTTACAAGATAATTGATTCCATTATTGTGAATTTGCCTAATGGAATTCATGTTTATGCCATTGATCATAAAGGAACCGTAAGAATGAGtgaaaaattatttcttattgATGTTCTTTTCATActtgttttttcttataatattatCTCAATCTATAAACCCATGGGTAATAACAATTACAAGCTTGCTTTCTACTCAAAATCTTGTGTTATTCAGGACATCAGACCAACGAGAGGATTGGTAGTTGAGGTTAAGGATGAGCTATATACTCTTGATGAATATGTTGCACAATCTTGTTGTATAAACTCTACTATTAAACTATATTATGATGttcaaaatatttatctatTGTATGGGACATTTTTGTCTACTAAAGACTTGATATTACGAAGAAATAATTTCCTTACATATTAGCAAAGatttaatttgtaatatttgtcatgctacaaaacaaaagaagaagagTAAGAACCTAACAAGTGAACTCTCAAGAGTAAGAACCTATGACATCGAAAAtatagagaaagagagaaagaaaataagaagtGAAAAAAATGTTAAGAAATGGATTTTAAGGCTAACTCAGCTCCATAAAACTGGTTTATGGGGTGAAGTTTGcgtccacttatatacaataaaatatcaTAATCTCTGATCGTTATGAGATTTCGAACAAAACAAGAAGTTGAGATGTGTGTTTCTCTGGAGTAAAAGCGGTTTCTCTGGAGTAAAAGCGCGTCATCCCTAAAATAACTTTTGAGTCGTGAAGAAGATGGAACCAGTCGTCCAAGATTTCTGAAACTTCCAGGTTCTTCAGTGAGATACCGTGCAACCTCTTCAACAATTGCACTAGCAAAACCCTCGTAGAGTTTCTTATAAATGAATTTCACAATCCACGCAGGGAAGAAAATCTTCTTTCAGAAAAATCTTTTGCAATACTCTCATATTTacactttcattttttaatggTTTTTAACATCTTATGAAAAatagtttctttctttttgtctttctttctCATACTAAACATTTTTATCATGTATTACACGAGTATAAGTTccatacaaaatttataattagaaaaatgtAAGTTAAATTGAGAGGGATTCATCTGGCAGTtcctatttaattttttaaacgtTAATCCGTTTGGAGAAAATGGTTATCTAACAGTTACTAAAATAACCATCTTCTCCAAACATATTAACTGGTGAAATAAACTCTTTTTCATAATCAAAGAAGTTATGAGTTAACTTAAAAGTCTTACCAGACGTAATCTATAGGTTTTGAATGTAAGTTGATTGATGATTACAGAAAGTTAACGATGATCTCTTCGCATCCAATTGAGGACTAAATCTCGAGGGAATCTATCTAAGCATCTGAAGAGGGAATGTGAGTGCTTGTGCAAGATAAATTTAAACAAGAATCGGACTTACAAGGTTCATAATCAAAAGGATTACGTCCAAAGGACGAAACATATTCTTATATCCAGTAGATCTTACATAGGAGAAAGATGACTGCCAAAATAGGTTCTGGCATGTTAAACAGAGCCCAACAATACCCAACATAGGTTCAAGAAGTGACGTCATTTCATCAATGCGGGTATGCTCTCAGAAGTACAAAAGGCAAACAGACCTCAATTATAGTCTCTGATATATTTACACGACTATGGCCTTGGAGCAAGGATTACTCCGAGAAACTACTTTGCATCGCAGAGTCCTGTTGCTTCATCACAGAAACCATCTCGGTCAAGCAGTTTCTGTGGCGGAGCACTTAAAAGGGGAGATGATGGGGAGCCATAAGCATTTCGTCGTTTGTTCCCACAACCTAAGCTTACTCTTGTGCTCACTCCTGTCACAGGATTTGTGCCACTAGCATACTTGCATAAAGCCTATACAATTTAATCAAACAGTATACGTCATATCAGTGTCACCTTAGGTAAAAATTATGCTGGCAAAGCATTTCAATCACAACGGTACATATTCTAAGCAAGGATGGGTCATGGATCCTGATCATGTGAGGATCATGGGAGAGAGATAAACTCAAATAGCAACAGAAAAGAGACTAAAAAGACCACATGAATAGAAGAATCTGTCGAAAAATTTGAAAGAATTAAATCACCTTCCAATTCATATTAGAGGATCCATTCCCTTAATAAGACATCAATGGTCATACCTGCTTTTGGAGAAGATCCAACACAGCATCACTAAAGTCAGCACCTTCGATGATGGCACCCGCAAGGTCACTCCGTGTGAGGACTGTTCTAAGGAGAATGGCATTAGTAAGATTGGCTTCGTTTAAAACCTGTAAACCAAAGGTAAGAAAATCACATTAaaccaaattaaaagaaaaaaaaaataacatcaaACATATCgataaaattaatcaaattgATGCAGCTACCATGCGATCCATCAATGTATCACTTAAATCAGCCCCTGAAAAATGTCAGAtgaaaacatttcaaaattagAGTCACTGTCAAAAATTACACGCAAAAAACACAGGAACATGAGAATGATAAAGTAAAAGGTATATATGTGTACAAGAAATGTATGAAGTGAAGGAAACAAATGCGTAAACTCTTTCTAAATTTCTTGAATTACATCAAgaatttttaataaagaaaataaacgAGTTTTTTATGTCTTTTGTAGGAATATACGGTCATATTTTTTAACTTAGAGAATAAACACTGTTTTGGATGTGCAAGCATATAAGACTTAACCATGACTTAAAACGGAAGTCTGCCTTGGGCCCAATAGTCTGAGTAAACAGTGGGTCTAACATAGTCTATTAGTTGAAAGTATCCGACTTTTTATTTATCTCAACAGAGATAACTTGGAGCTGCATTCAAAACATGCTGTGAAGAATTTATATTGCAATAAGCCTATACCTGAAAAATTTGCCCTGTATGCGACAGCTTTCTCAAGGTATGCACCATTGAAAGTTGAACCGCTAAAATCAGATTCTCTCATATCAGCAGCTGTGAAATTGGCTCTTCTGTATCAGTCATTCAGAATCATTATGAATAGAGGACTCCAAACTTATACATTATTAGATTCCATAAATTTCTATGAAGTGACAATTTAGAATAAATTGAAGTAACACTTTTCTACTATGTTTAATTGCTCGTGTGTGTGTGTGCATAAAATAGTGAACTTCATAAAACTGTTAATGTTAATTCGAAATAAACATTGTAGCTACTTTCCCAGCCGCCAGATCAGTACTTCTATATGAAAGTAAGGATGCTTAAAAAAACATAACTAAACTGACTAATCTTCAGTTTAGAATGTCTATATCAGTAAAGTAGAGTTTCTTTGTGTTTCTTGACAATGTTGCATTAGATAAAGGAAAACTATAGGGTCGCGCTAACTCAAACTTTCTATATGTTATACGTAAAATTGAAACAACAAAAAAGAACATTGACTAAAGGAACAAGAAAAAGACGAATGTCTACCACACCAAATATaagggaaagaaaaaaaacattttcctaTTGACTCTCCATTATATTTCTATCATTCTATTTTCCACCTTTTTTCTTTTGTGattataaatttgataaaaagcTAATATTGAAAGGAGAACAATAAAATTGCATCATGttcatttctaatttttttattacgcATGGCCAATAGAAATAAAACAACATTACCTGAAATTTTCATTCACATGCACTGCTTTCCTGCAAAACAATTAGCGAACACAAATCAGTTCTTCTATTTCCTAAAACTTAGTCCAAAAGTATTATTTATGAATCCACAAAGATAAAATTGAATGAAATAAACGAACCTGAGATCTGCAGAGCCAAATTGTGCAGCCGATCCTATCCCAAATTCACCCCTCATTTCAGCCTCAAATTTGTTGAGATCAGCAAGGGCAGACATGTCAGAGCTGAAGGCAATAACGGCGGCCGCCAACGTGGCCGAAACCACTTTCCCCCATTTCCTGGATTCTGCATTGGCAGCCACTGCGCTACAACCGACACTCTTTCTACTTTCTTCACGGTGATCTCTGTTTGAGTTCAATTGGCAGGAAACGGCAAAGGGCTTTGAATGAGAATCCGAAATCATGGAAGCTGAGCTTGAAGATACGAGAAGAGAATTAACTGAAAGTGGTGACAATGAATTGAGTGCCATCATGGTAACCAGAGGTTGTCCACGAAAGGAACGAGGAAGGAGAAGCGATTTGAAGGGAGGTCGCTGTTCAGTTGTTCATGGTGaaagtggaagaagaagaatggaGTAGTGGTAAGTAACAGAACACGTGTTCAAGCGTTATCTGCTTTCAAAAAATGCCACATAAATTATGGGATTTAGGACCAAACCAAACCCTTTATCTTGTAGTTAGTAAACAAACAAGGTGTTTAGAGTACTCATtaggaaaataataattaaaaatatttccatgttacaatataaatttattttagatttatttttttaataattaaaacagaATAAGAGTTTATGAttattataaaatcatattGATGTATTTTctgttaatttaaataataatactcGTAAagcttatttttataaattaattaatttttatttatattgttaattcATATATGGTGAAGAAGACAGAATATTGCTTTATAATCAGTATCTAATAGTGTTAGATTTAAATCGATCATCAACTGTATGTATTAAATGGTATTTAGACTTGATTGTCTCAATAATATTATGCTATTTCATCTTATAAGTTCTACATGACATGAATAAATGTTAGTTTTTGTTTCAGTCGTGGTTTCTTAGTTATTATTCACTCGCAGTAAATGTATATTGTCCAGCCATTTTTTCATTGAAAGGGAGAATCATAAAATTTCTTTCATTATCATCACAATTTACAAATATCAGTTCTAATTTACAAAATGAAGCCTAATTTACAAACTTTTCTTTGAACTTTTGTCCCTTAAGTTGAATTAGTTTCTTGTGGGTTGAAGGGGCGTATGAATGCAGAATTCATTTGCCAAACTTTAACTGAAGCAGTCACAGTGACTTGGGTAGCATTATTGAATAGAAACAATCTAGCAGCTCCATAGATTGCCTTCGTTGGATAAACTCGAGACGTCACGCATGTCCTTCCACCTTGAGCAAAGCTTTCCACCACAGAATGGTCCACCTAATTTTCAACTTTATTAGTTCATCTACTTCaacttcatataaaaaaatatatattaaactttGAGCGAGAAAATCACAAAGCTTACCAATATCCTCACTGACAGTTTTTCATCTTTTAGTACTGGAACAGAGCTTCCAAAGATTTTCTTACCAACATCAGTTGCTAGAGAAGACCTACAATATTATGTAACTTAATAAACGTTGTATAAAATTCTTCTTAATAGACACACAATGCGATTACAAGTTTCAAACAGAATATTAGTGTAATACCTTGATTGATCTGAGCAAAAGGAAGTTTTAAGTTGTCCATCGCTTCCTTTAACTACATAAAAGTATGTGGGAGTGTATTCAGAAAGATCATGATCAGCCAAAACTAGAAGACCGAATGGTCCTAAGGCACCACGTTCTGCTGCTCCGCCACTGGTGCTACACTCGTACTCCATATTGGATTGCCCAGTCATCTCCAAGGCTTTGTTATCTATCTCAAACTCAGCTACAATGTCCAACTGTTGCATTGAAAGATGCAATTGCGTGTCATTGAATTATACTAGCCTAATTACACTCAACTTGATCTTCTCCTAACTACTTGTCaatcaaaaaaattaacatGAACCCAAACCTGTGCAGCTGTTCCAATTTGAAGTGGCACCACTGACCCTGGCTTCACcttcaaattttcaaactcATCGCTTCCCAATCTCAAACGTTCAACCTCTGCTACAGGCCATTGAAGTAAGCTGCTACCAGTTTTCTTATCAAGTGTCACTGTTCTTGGAATACCCTATACAAAGAAAATGCAATCAATGTTATTGGTAGCTTATATATAGCAGTAGTTTAAAGGGACAGTGTTggtaaagaagaaaaatgtaaaataaattgaacACACCTGAATTGATGCCCAACCTTTGGCGACGTCAGCGTATTCGCTATCAGACTCTCCAATCCAACTCCACAACACTCTCCTTCCCTTATTCTGATCATAAAATGTCTTGGATGCATAAAATATACCATAGTCATATCTGAGTCCAATACCAACATCGTTCTTCAAGTCATCTGGTGTGAACTTGACATTCTTCTCATCGTAAGTCCCCACTGCATAGTAATCGTGTCTATCATCATCCAAGCTAACCTTCATCACATGCTTCACATTCTCCCCATTGATTGAAGTATCCAACCCATTTTCACCCTTGCTGTATACTGGGAAGAAGTCAACACACTCCCACATCCCAGTGCCAGGCACAGCACGGAGCAGTCCCTCCACACGCTCATAGGTCTTGAAGTCATTGGTATCATAAACCAAGGCAATGCCAGTCTTGTTAAGCTTTGAACCAATACTGATGCGCCACTTGCCTTCAGAGGTGAGCCAAGCTGTGGTGGGATCACGAAAATCCTTGGTATCGATGCCTGGTGGGGGGAACAGAACTGGATTTGAAGGGTATTTGATCCAATCAACAAGAAGAGGATCAGAGAGATCTGCAGGGTATGCAAGGTTTTGGACCTGCACTGACTCGTTGGTGGAACCAGTGTATAGCATGATGACTTCACCATTAGGTAAGATGGTGGCAGAGCCAGTCCACACGCCATTTTTGTCATACCATTGATCAGCCACCATTGCTAGAGGAAGGTGAAGCCAGTGGATCAAGTCCCTTGATACAGCGTGCCCCCAAACTATGTCACCCCAAACTGCACCCTTCGGATTGTATTGGTAGAAGAAGTGATACCACCCTTTGTAGTACATAGGACCTGAAATTGGTTACCCAAATTGCAACAACTATGTTAGAAAGGTGG
The sequence above is a segment of the Phaseolus vulgaris cultivar G19833 chromosome 2, P. vulgaris v2.0, whole genome shotgun sequence genome. Coding sequences within it:
- the LOC137810526 gene encoding thylakoid lumenal protein TL20.3, chloroplastic isoform X1; amino-acid sequence: MMALNSLSPLSVNSLLVSSSSASMISDSHSKPFAVSCQLNSNRDHREESRKSVGCSAVAANAESRKWGKVVSATLAAAVIAFSSDMSALADLNKFEAEMRGEFGIGSAAQFGSADLRKAVHVNENFRRANFTAADMRESDFSGSTFNGAYLEKAVAYRANFSGADLSDTLMDRMVLNEANLTNAILLRTVLTRSDLAGAIIEGADFSDAVLDLLQKQALCKYASGTNPVTGVSTRVSLGCGNKRRNAYGSPSSPLLSAPPQKLLDRDGFCDEATGLCDAK
- the LOC137810526 gene encoding thylakoid lumenal protein TL20.3, chloroplastic isoform X2, producing MKISAADMRESDFSGSTFNGAYLEKAVAYRANFSGADLSDTLMDRMVLNEANLTNAILLRTVLTRSDLAGAIIEGADFSDAVLDLLQKQALCKYASGTNPVTGVSTRVSLGCGNKRRNAYGSPSSPLLSAPPQKLLDRDGFCDEATGLCDAK
- the LOC137810527 gene encoding acid beta-fructofuranosidase-like isoform X1; protein product: MGSSSSSHSELPCSYGPIPDGPHSPAEPGRHVMKKGLFISSGLLLLLLSLLAFNAYYPHSTPPNESEHNPHTVPSSTLKPFSRGVSSGVSQKSTWVLNSNNGESYPWNNTLLSWQRTAYHFQPQKNWMNGPMYYKGWYHFFYQYNPKGAVWGDIVWGHAVSRDLIHWLHLPLAMVADQWYDKNGVWTGSATILPNGEVIMLYTGSTNESVQVQNLAYPADLSDPLLVDWIKYPSNPVLFPPPGIDTKDFRDPTTAWLTSEGKWRISIGSKLNKTGIALVYDTNDFKTYERVEGLLRAVPGTGMWECVDFFPVYSKGENGLDTSINGENVKHVMKVSLDDDRHDYYAVGTYDEKNVKFTPDDLKNDVGIGLRYDYGIFYASKTFYDQNKGRRVLWSWIGESDSEYADVAKGWASIQGIPRTVTLDKKTGSSLLQWPVAEVERLRLGSDEFENLKVKPGSVVPLQIGTAAQLDIVAEFEIDNKALEMTGQSNMEYECSTSGGAAERGALGPFGLLVLADHDLSEYTPTYFYVVKGSDGQLKTSFCSDQSRSSLATDVGKKIFGSSVPVLKDEKLSVRILVDHSVVESFAQGGRTCVTSRVYPTKAIYGAARLFLFNNATQVTVTASVKVWQMNSAFIRPFNPQETNST
- the LOC137810527 gene encoding acid beta-fructofuranosidase-like isoform X2, with the translated sequence MYYKGWYHFFYQYNPKGAVWGDIVWGHAVSRDLIHWLHLPLAMVADQWYDKNGVWTGSATILPNGEVIMLYTGSTNESVQVQNLAYPADLSDPLLVDWIKYPSNPVLFPPPGIDTKDFRDPTTAWLTSEGKWRISIGSKLNKTGIALVYDTNDFKTYERVEGLLRAVPGTGMWECVDFFPVYSKGENGLDTSINGENVKHVMKVSLDDDRHDYYAVGTYDEKNVKFTPDDLKNDVGIGLRYDYGIFYASKTFYDQNKGRRVLWSWIGESDSEYADVAKGWASIQGIPRTVTLDKKTGSSLLQWPVAEVERLRLGSDEFENLKVKPGSVVPLQIGTAAQLDIVAEFEIDNKALEMTGQSNMEYECSTSGGAAERGALGPFGLLVLADHDLSEYTPTYFYVVKGSDGQLKTSFCSDQSRSSLATDVGKKIFGSSVPVLKDEKLSVRILVDHSVVESFAQGGRTCVTSRVYPTKAIYGAARLFLFNNATQVTVTASVKVWQMNSAFIRPFNPQETNST